In Silene latifolia isolate original U9 population chromosome X, ASM4854445v1, whole genome shotgun sequence, the following proteins share a genomic window:
- the LOC141617927 gene encoding uncharacterized protein LOC141617927, translating into MVVGQVDLPVNLLEFLMDGFEVIVGIYWLGKYGAKIDCHQKKVSLKGPKGVKVSYRGFVVKPKMKLILVMTLKSCLRKRCTLILCHVRDTRVEEPSATEIPVVSEFGDVFPEEISGLPPKRDIDFTVELTPGTEPISKTPYRMGPKELEELKKQLNELLDKG; encoded by the coding sequence ATGGTGGTTGGGCAAGTGGACTTACCAGTCAATTTGCTTGAATTtcttatggatgggtttgaggtcatagTCGGGATTTATTGGTTGGGTAAATATGGGgccaagatagactgtcatcaaaagaaagtgtctttaaaggggccTAAGGGAGTCAAGGTGTCATATAGGGGATTTGTTGTAAAACCTAAGATGAAGTTGATTCtagtgatgactttaaagtcatgtttgaggaagaggtGTACTTTGATCCTTTGCCATGTGAGGGATACTCGGGTAGAGGAGCCATCGGCAACAGAGATACCGGTGGTTAGCGAGTTCGGTGATGTCTTCCCGGAAGAGATATCAGGGTTACCTCCTAAGAGGGACATTGATTTCACTGTTGAGCTTACACCGGGGACGGAACCTATATCTAAGACTCCGTACCGTATGGGACCAAAAGAGTtggaggaattgaagaagcagCTGAACGAATTATTGGATAAGGGATAA
- the LOC141617929 gene encoding uncharacterized protein LOC141617929, with the protein MAPMREMMDQYWLNVFPDSYGNFLPEGLYDHCPCLISNYAMGVRKKALFKYFNMWSLVDSFKEVVNAGWQINVQGTPMFQVLKKLKNLKKGLQQLNKENFSDIENLTQVTELSLKHFQEKLRLDPLNERYCEAEQACAEDLRNLMKARNHYLAQKAKEHWMKEGDENTYFFHSSIKKGG; encoded by the exons ATGGCTCCAATGAGGGAGATGATGGATCAAT ATTGGCTGAATGTTTTCCCTGATTCCTATGGTAATTTCCTTCCTGAAGGACTTTATGATCACTGTCCCTGCCTCATAAGTAATTATGCTATGGGGGTAAGGAAGAAAGCTCTATTTAAGTACTTCAACATGTGGTCTTTGGTTGATAGTTTCAAGGAGGTGGTAAATGCTGGATGGCAGATCAATGTGCAAGGGACTCCTATGTTTCAAGTTTTAAAGAAACTGAAGAATTTGAAGAAGGGTCTGCAACAATTAAATAAGGAAAATTTTAGTGACATTGAAAATCTTACTCAAGTTACTGAACTTTCTTTGAAGCATTTTCAAGAGAAACTACGGCTAGATCCTTTAAATGAAAGATATTGTGAGGCTGAACAAGCTTGTGCTGAGGATCTTAGAAACTTGATGAAAGCTAGGAATCATTACTTAGCTCAAAAAGCCAAGGAGCACTGGATGAAAGAAGGAGATGAGAATACATATTTCTTTCATTCCAGTATAAAAAAAGGAGGTTAA